In Pantoea cypripedii, the following proteins share a genomic window:
- the acrD gene encoding multidrug efflux RND transporter permease AcrD, with protein MSNFFIDRPIFAWVLAILLCLCGTLAIISLPVEQYPDLAPPNVRITANYPGASAETLENTVTQVIEQNMTGIDHLMYMSSNSSNIGQAQITLTFTAGTDPDEARQQVQNQLQSALRKLPAAVQSQGVTVNKTGDSNILMIAFVSTDGSMDKQDISDYVASNIQDPLSRIDGVGEVDAYGSQYSMRIWLDPNKLIAYALTTDDVVSAIESQNNQVAVGQVGGLPSVAKQALNATVNAQSMLQTPEQFKAITLKTNPDGSVVTLGDVADVALGAEKYDYLSRYNGQPASGLGIKLASGANEMNTDKLVRARVAELSQYFPHGLEAKIAYETTPFVKASITDVVKTLLEAILLVFLVMYLFLQNFRATLIPTIAVPVVLLGTFAVLYACGYSINTLTMFATVLAIGLLVDDAIVVVENVERIMSEEGLSPRAATRKSMGQIQGALVGIALVLSAVFVPMAFFGGTVGAIYRQFSITIVSAMVLSVLVALILTPALCSTLLKPLTQGQHHGRRGFFGWFNRVFNSNAERYERGVARILVKSGRWMLIYLVIIGLMAFLFIRLPTSFLPQEDRGVFLTQVQLPPGATLEQTSNVVAKVENYYMTAEKDNVLSVFSTIGAGPGGNGQNVARLFIRLKDWEERPGSDRTSFAIIDRATKAFHKIREARVIASSPPAITGLGSSSGFDLELQDHGGIGHTALMAMRDKLLELAASNPQLSRVRHNGLDDSPQLQIDVDQRKAQALGVSVDIINDTLTTAWGSTYVNDFIDRGRVKKVYVQAAPEFRMLPDDINKWYVRNSSGTMVPFSAFATSRWEVGSPRLERYNGYSSLEIVGEAANGVSSGTAMDVMEKLVSQLPLGVGFQWTGASYQERLSGSQAPALYAISLLVVFLCLAALYESWSIPFSVMLVVPLGVVGALIATWLRGLENDVYFQVGLLTVIGLSAKNAILIVEFANEINSKGRELIEATLEASRQRLRPILMTSLAFIFGVLPMAISAGAGSGSQHAVGTGVMGGMISATVLAIFFVPLFFVLVRRRFPLKDKPHD; from the coding sequence ATGTCGAATTTTTTTATCGACCGCCCCATTTTTGCCTGGGTTCTGGCGATTTTACTTTGCTTATGCGGCACACTGGCGATCATCTCGCTGCCGGTTGAGCAATATCCCGACCTCGCGCCGCCTAACGTGCGCATCACCGCCAACTATCCCGGTGCCTCAGCAGAAACGCTGGAGAACACCGTCACTCAGGTTATCGAGCAGAACATGACCGGCATCGATCACCTGATGTACATGTCCTCGAACAGCAGCAACATCGGTCAGGCACAAATCACCCTCACCTTTACTGCCGGTACCGACCCCGACGAAGCCCGTCAGCAGGTGCAAAACCAGCTACAATCCGCCTTGCGTAAACTGCCTGCGGCGGTGCAATCGCAGGGGGTGACGGTCAATAAAACCGGCGACAGCAATATCCTGATGATTGCTTTTGTTTCTACCGACGGAAGTATGGACAAACAGGATATTTCAGATTATGTCGCCAGTAACATTCAGGATCCGCTCAGCCGTATCGATGGCGTTGGCGAGGTTGATGCCTATGGTTCGCAATATTCGATGCGTATCTGGCTCGATCCGAACAAGCTGATAGCCTATGCGCTGACCACCGATGATGTGGTGAGTGCGATTGAATCACAGAACAATCAGGTGGCGGTGGGCCAGGTTGGAGGATTGCCGTCAGTGGCGAAGCAGGCGCTTAACGCCACGGTCAATGCCCAGTCGATGCTGCAAACCCCGGAGCAATTCAAAGCCATTACCCTGAAAACCAATCCTGATGGTTCGGTGGTCACGCTGGGCGATGTGGCCGATGTCGCTCTGGGTGCCGAAAAATATGATTATCTCAGCCGCTACAACGGGCAGCCCGCTTCCGGCCTCGGTATTAAACTGGCGTCCGGTGCCAATGAGATGAATACCGATAAGCTGGTACGCGCCCGCGTTGCCGAGCTGTCGCAGTATTTCCCGCACGGACTGGAGGCGAAGATCGCCTACGAAACCACGCCGTTCGTCAAAGCTTCTATCACCGATGTGGTGAAAACCCTGCTGGAAGCCATCCTGCTGGTATTCCTGGTGATGTACCTGTTCCTGCAAAACTTCCGCGCCACGCTGATCCCGACCATTGCAGTGCCGGTGGTCTTGCTGGGTACCTTCGCGGTGCTCTACGCCTGTGGTTACAGTATCAATACCCTCACCATGTTCGCGACGGTGCTGGCCATCGGGCTGCTGGTGGATGATGCCATCGTCGTCGTCGAAAACGTCGAGCGCATCATGAGCGAGGAAGGATTATCGCCACGGGCTGCGACACGCAAATCGATGGGGCAGATTCAGGGGGCGCTGGTCGGCATTGCGCTGGTGTTATCAGCGGTGTTTGTGCCGATGGCCTTTTTTGGCGGTACCGTCGGCGCAATTTACCGCCAGTTCTCCATTACCATCGTCTCGGCGATGGTGCTGTCAGTGCTGGTGGCGCTGATCCTCACCCCGGCGCTGTGCTCCACCCTGCTGAAGCCGCTGACTCAGGGTCAGCATCATGGTCGCCGTGGCTTTTTTGGCTGGTTTAACCGCGTGTTCAACAGCAATGCCGAACGCTATGAGCGCGGCGTGGCGCGCATTCTGGTGAAAAGCGGCCGCTGGATGTTGATCTATCTGGTGATCATCGGCCTGATGGCCTTTCTGTTTATCCGCCTGCCCACTTCGTTCCTGCCACAGGAAGACCGTGGGGTATTTCTGACCCAGGTGCAATTGCCGCCGGGAGCCACGCTGGAGCAAACCTCCAACGTGGTGGCGAAGGTGGAAAATTATTATATGACCGCCGAGAAAGATAACGTGCTGTCCGTCTTCTCCACCATCGGTGCTGGCCCTGGCGGTAACGGCCAGAACGTGGCGCGTCTGTTTATCCGCCTCAAGGATTGGGAGGAACGCCCAGGTTCCGATCGCACCTCCTTTGCCATCATCGATCGTGCCACCAAAGCCTTCCACAAGATCCGGGAAGCCAGGGTTATCGCCAGCAGCCCACCGGCGATTACGGGCCTCGGCAGCTCTTCCGGCTTCGATTTAGAATTGCAGGACCACGGCGGTATCGGGCACACGGCGCTGATGGCCATGCGCGATAAGTTGCTGGAGCTGGCAGCCAGCAACCCGCAGCTATCGCGTGTGCGTCACAACGGCCTCGACGACAGCCCGCAGTTGCAGATTGATGTTGACCAGCGCAAGGCACAGGCGCTGGGGGTATCAGTAGATATCATCAACGATACCCTGACCACTGCCTGGGGTTCGACCTACGTTAATGATTTTATTGACCGTGGCCGTGTCAAAAAGGTTTACGTCCAGGCAGCCCCGGAATTCCGCATGCTGCCGGATGACATCAATAAATGGTATGTCCGTAACAGCAGCGGCACCATGGTGCCCTTCTCTGCCTTCGCCACCAGCCGCTGGGAAGTGGGTTCACCACGTCTGGAGCGTTATAACGGTTATTCATCGCTGGAGATTGTCGGTGAAGCCGCCAACGGCGTCAGTAGCGGTACGGCGATGGACGTGATGGAGAAGCTGGTGAGTCAGTTGCCGCTGGGCGTGGGCTTCCAGTGGACTGGCGCGTCTTATCAGGAACGCCTCTCCGGTTCGCAGGCCCCGGCGCTGTATGCCATTTCGTTACTGGTGGTGTTCCTGTGTCTGGCGGCGCTGTATGAAAGTTGGTCGATTCCGTTCTCGGTGATGCTGGTAGTGCCACTCGGCGTGGTGGGGGCATTAATCGCCACCTGGCTACGCGGGCTGGAAAACGATGTCTATTTCCAGGTCGGACTGCTGACGGTGATTGGGTTGTCGGCGAAGAACGCCATTCTGATTGTGGAATTCGCTAACGAGATCAACAGCAAAGGACGTGAGTTAATCGAAGCCACACTGGAAGCCTCACGTCAGCGTCTGCGTCCGATCCTGATGACCTCGCTGGCATTTATCTTTGGTGTGCTGCCTATGGCGATCAGCGCGGGTGCCGGTTCCGGCAGCCAGCACGCGGTGGGAACAGGGGTGATGGGTGGGATGATTTCCGCGACCGTGCTGGCGATCTTCTTTGTGCCGCTGTTCTTTGTGCTGGTGCGCCGCCGCTTCCCGTTGAAAGACAAGCCGCATGATTAA
- the ypfM gene encoding protein YpfM encodes MVDTELGNWKEFIDAMLRK; translated from the coding sequence ATGGTTGACACTGAACTGGGGAACTGGAAAGAATTTATTGACGCGATGTTACGTAAGTAA